Proteins encoded by one window of Sphingomonas ginkgonis:
- a CDS encoding MobA/MobL family protein translates to MKRPLMTIGDRSVTPEQVQSTVSKASAAWLSDRRPKKAAAERKRRHRALTQEEREAKALATATAKKRRADEREARELDRLLARIGYLSRRSQREAEAMLRVRVSWKSSAQPKVTAICPRNLYTRMAPELTERTKAALATRSRVAVDGFKNIVLRKIPRGYGRKERGTRAYEHGEAADLARYILRDQALETGSVNRFSNILEFDGPNALYQTDAFSVDDRRCAQIVAFWNALEAFEAEADADGNVYSHLIVAMPHELSPNGRAQALEDLCFRLDALHLPYVASLHRPDPKGDVRNFHAHIIMSPRPFAVEGPFAWSFEAGKATELNSRAGYDWLRQQAAAAFNHALEKEGRALRYTGIAQAKRGVPSTGEAHDGPAKTARKRQQEADEAERKRLTAQLAAHVAAVMNRQTSLGTEIQQILHPPVVSEPQPAISPALAGLRKKYPDPLKLEGLSVLDFVAFTPADHASDDWFGPAYNLAVELRRGNWELVRDNGGQPELAVEKRLEYQALRQAPALPDIVDEALREAHRRMVAERDWKRRVRRDKERIRKEMLTWLRGAPVSLFDSEANVLPEFRDRFPKHVMALDGVRKAMVDCHIAALELQRRSAAATTKRVPDEVASRLDLGASLPPPAPSSPAVDDGAENQLFDAVRQGLVKLPGKNLGKG, encoded by the coding sequence ATGAAACGCCCCTTGATGACCATTGGCGACCGGTCGGTCACCCCGGAGCAGGTCCAGTCTACGGTGAGCAAGGCCTCGGCGGCTTGGCTCAGCGATCGTCGCCCGAAGAAGGCGGCGGCTGAGCGGAAGCGGCGCCATCGGGCCCTCACTCAAGAGGAGCGGGAAGCCAAGGCGCTCGCCACCGCCACCGCAAAAAAGAGGCGGGCGGACGAACGGGAAGCGCGCGAGCTCGACCGCTTGCTGGCGCGGATCGGCTATCTAAGCCGCCGGAGCCAGCGGGAGGCGGAAGCGATGCTCCGGGTACGGGTGAGTTGGAAGAGCAGCGCCCAGCCGAAGGTCACGGCCATCTGCCCACGCAACCTATATACAAGAATGGCGCCCGAGCTGACGGAGCGGACGAAGGCCGCGCTCGCGACGCGCTCCCGCGTTGCGGTCGACGGCTTCAAGAACATCGTGCTGCGAAAGATCCCACGCGGATACGGCCGCAAGGAACGAGGGACCCGTGCCTACGAGCATGGTGAGGCGGCTGACCTGGCCAGGTACATCCTGAGGGATCAGGCTCTGGAGACCGGGAGCGTCAATCGCTTCAGCAACATTCTGGAGTTCGACGGTCCCAACGCTCTGTACCAAACAGACGCATTCTCTGTGGACGATCGCCGCTGTGCACAAATCGTCGCCTTCTGGAACGCACTCGAAGCCTTTGAGGCCGAGGCCGATGCGGACGGCAACGTCTACAGCCATCTGATCGTGGCTATGCCGCACGAGCTAAGCCCCAATGGGCGGGCTCAAGCACTCGAGGATCTCTGCTTCCGACTTGATGCTCTTCATCTTCCATATGTCGCCAGCCTGCATAGGCCTGATCCCAAAGGGGACGTCCGAAACTTCCACGCTCACATCATCATGTCGCCGCGGCCATTCGCCGTCGAAGGACCGTTCGCCTGGAGCTTCGAGGCCGGCAAGGCGACCGAACTGAATTCTCGCGCTGGATACGATTGGCTGCGCCAACAAGCGGCGGCGGCCTTCAACCATGCCCTGGAAAAGGAAGGCAGGGCGCTTCGCTACACCGGGATCGCTCAGGCGAAGCGAGGGGTGCCGTCCACGGGTGAGGCTCACGACGGCCCGGCGAAGACCGCCCGCAAGCGGCAACAGGAGGCAGACGAGGCCGAACGAAAGCGCCTCACCGCCCAGCTCGCAGCGCACGTCGCCGCGGTCATGAACCGGCAGACGTCCCTGGGGACCGAGATACAGCAGATCTTGCACCCGCCAGTGGTGAGCGAGCCGCAGCCAGCCATCTCTCCTGCCCTGGCGGGATTGCGCAAGAAATACCCGGACCCGCTCAAGCTTGAGGGCCTATCGGTCCTCGACTTTGTCGCATTCACGCCGGCCGACCACGCCAGCGACGATTGGTTCGGGCCGGCGTACAATCTAGCGGTTGAGCTTCGGCGAGGAAATTGGGAGCTGGTGCGCGACAACGGCGGCCAGCCCGAACTCGCCGTTGAGAAGCGCTTGGAGTATCAAGCACTCCGCCAGGCTCCGGCGCTGCCCGACATCGTGGATGAGGCCCTGCGTGAAGCCCATCGGCGGATGGTGGCAGAACGCGATTGGAAGCGGCGGGTCCGACGCGACAAGGAGCGCATACGAAAGGAAATGTTGACGTGGCTTAGAGGCGCGCCAGTGTCGCTCTTCGATAGCGAAGCGAATGTCCTACCCGAGTTCCGGGACCGCTTTCCCAAGCACGTAATGGCGCTCGATGGCGTCCGGAAGGCCATGGTTGACTGCCATATCGCGGCGCTGGAGCTGCAGAGGCGCTCAGCGGCTGCTACAACCAAGCGTGTCCCCGACGAAGTAGCATCGCGATTAGATCTGGGCGCGTCCTTGCCACCTCCAGCGCCTTCGAGCCCGGCCGTCGACGATGGCGCCGAGAACCAGCTGTTCGACGCTGTTCGGCAGGGATTGGTCAAGCTCCCTGGGAAGAACTTGGGTAAAGGGTAG